A window of the Desulfobacteraceae bacterium genome harbors these coding sequences:
- the mtnA gene encoding S-methyl-5-thioribose-1-phosphate isomerase, whose product MTTEHSKLRPIWRDDLTDKVRIIDQRLLPHQLALVELETVADAAEAIREMSVRGAPLIGVTAAYGLFLAARAGNGPGADDDSLRQAAQLLKEARPTAVNLAWAVARVLGATLSVSPAARLAAARQAADVIWQEELENCRRIGEAGLPLIRAIQTLGGGQTVNILTHCNAGWLACVDYGTATAPIYLAAEAGIDVHVWVDETRPLNQGSRLTAWELGQRGVRHTIVTDNAGGHLMQHGMVDMVIVGTDRTTCTGDVANKIGTYLKALAARDNGIPFYVALPSSTFDWQLRDGVDEIPIEERPADEVRYVQGLAGDRLERVLVPPAASPAANYAFDVTPARLVTGFITERGVCKATEADIRRLFPEKGPPK is encoded by the coding sequence ATGACCACCGAGCACTCCAAACTGCGCCCGATCTGGCGCGATGACCTCACCGACAAGGTCAGAATCATCGATCAGCGCCTGCTGCCCCACCAGCTGGCCCTGGTCGAACTGGAGACCGTCGCCGATGCCGCGGAGGCCATCCGCGAAATGTCCGTGCGCGGCGCCCCGCTGATCGGGGTCACCGCCGCATATGGGCTTTTCCTGGCCGCCCGGGCCGGCAATGGCCCAGGAGCGGATGACGACAGTCTCCGGCAAGCCGCGCAGCTCCTCAAAGAGGCCCGCCCGACGGCCGTCAACCTCGCCTGGGCGGTGGCGCGCGTTCTCGGGGCCACACTCTCCGTTTCGCCTGCCGCGCGCCTGGCCGCCGCCCGGCAGGCGGCCGACGTCATCTGGCAAGAGGAGTTGGAGAACTGCCGCCGCATCGGGGAAGCCGGGCTGCCCCTGATCCGCGCCATTCAGACCTTGGGGGGCGGCCAAACCGTCAACATCCTGACCCATTGCAATGCCGGCTGGCTGGCATGCGTGGATTACGGCACCGCCACCGCCCCGATCTACCTGGCCGCGGAGGCCGGGATCGACGTCCACGTGTGGGTGGATGAAACCCGGCCGCTCAACCAGGGGTCGCGCCTGACCGCCTGGGAGCTGGGCCAGCGGGGGGTCCGCCACACCATCGTCACCGACAACGCCGGTGGCCACCTGATGCAGCACGGCATGGTGGACATGGTGATCGTGGGCACCGACCGCACCACCTGCACCGGCGACGTCGCCAACAAGATCGGCACCTACCTCAAGGCCCTGGCGGCGCGGGACAACGGGATACCGTTCTACGTGGCGCTGCCCTCCAGCACCTTCGACTGGCAGCTGCGCGACGGGGTCGACGAGATTCCCATCGAGGAGCGCCCCGCCGATGAGGTGCGCTACGTCCAGGGGCTGGCGGGCGACCGCCTGGAGCGGGTGCTGGTGCCGCCGGCGGCCAGCCCGGCGGCCAACTACGCCTTCGATGTCACCCCGGCACGCCTGGTAACCGGCTTTATCACCGAGCGCGGGGTCTGCAAGGCGACGGAGGCCGATATCCGCCGCCTCTTTCCCGAAAAGGGCCCACCGAAGTGA
- a CDS encoding radical SAM protein: MHYEGHIIRPPSEANSILLQVTVGCSHNKCTFCGAYKGERFRIKPDAVILEDIAFAAAHCRRQRRVFLCDGDALIVPQQRLVRILEEIRRQLPWVTRVGVYANAKSIGLKTPEALAELRELGLGIAYMGLETGDDATLKRIRKGVTAATMIQMGRKIRAAGIKLSITVLLGIAGRERSMEHARETGRVLSAIDPEYVGALSLMLIPGTPLHADFTAGSFPLLSPAEMLRELGTMIAHTTLSRGLFHANHASNYLPIKARLPRDKEATLQLIDRALSGEVALKPEYLRAL; this comes from the coding sequence ATGCACTACGAAGGCCATATCATCCGGCCCCCCAGCGAGGCCAACAGCATCCTGCTGCAGGTCACCGTCGGCTGCTCGCACAACAAGTGCACCTTCTGCGGGGCATACAAGGGCGAGCGTTTCCGGATCAAACCGGACGCAGTCATTCTGGAGGACATCGCCTTCGCAGCAGCCCACTGCCGGCGCCAGCGGCGGGTGTTTCTCTGCGACGGCGACGCCCTGATCGTTCCCCAGCAAAGGCTTGTCCGCATCCTGGAGGAAATTCGGCGGCAGTTGCCGTGGGTCACCCGGGTGGGGGTTTACGCGAATGCCAAGAGTATCGGGCTCAAAACACCAGAAGCGCTCGCCGAACTGCGCGAGCTGGGGCTGGGCATCGCCTACATGGGCCTTGAAACCGGGGACGATGCGACCCTCAAGAGGATCCGCAAGGGGGTCACCGCCGCAACCATGATCCAGATGGGGCGCAAGATCCGCGCGGCCGGAATCAAGCTCTCGATCACGGTGCTGCTGGGTATCGCCGGGCGCGAGCGGTCCATGGAACACGCCCGGGAGACCGGGCGGGTCTTGAGCGCCATCGATCCCGAATATGTGGGCGCGCTGAGCCTGATGCTGATCCCCGGCACCCCGCTGCACGCCGATTTCACCGCAGGGAGCTTCCCGCTGCTCTCCCCGGCGGAGATGCTCCGGGAACTGGGCACCATGATCGCCCACACCACCCTCTCCCGCGGGCTCTTCCACGCCAACCATGCGTCCAACTACCTGCCCATCAAGGCCCGTCTGCCCCGGGACAAAGAGGCCACCCTGCAGCTGATCGACCGGGCGCTCTCCGGCGAGGTCGCCCTCAAGCCCGAATACCTGCGCGCCCTGTAA
- the tkt gene encoding transketolase — MSADPSSHPCTLEDICINTIRGLAMDAVQKANSGHPGAPMGLATAGFVLWHRFLVHNPRNPAWANRDRFVLSGGHASMLLYSLLYLTGYELTLEDLMNFRQWGAKTPGHPEYRHTPGVETTTGPLGQGIANAVGMAMAERHLAARFNRPGHAVVDHHTYVMCGDGDLMEGLSAEAASLAGHLGLGRLICLYDNNRISIEGSTDLTFTEDVPRRFAAMGWHVQEVADGNDLDAITAAITAGKAEEARPSLISIHTEIAYGSPNKQGSADAHGAPLGEAEVCLTKKNLGCPEDAHFCVPETTLAIMRESVAQGAAAEAEWRRRMDAYRSAHPDLARELEAAWSGVLPDGWPAVLPVFDPADGPVATRSASGTVLNALAAKIPCLMGGSADLAPSNKTIISGAPDFQKTAYHGRNIRFGVREHAMAAVLSGMALHGGIRPYGGTFLVFADYMRPAIRLAALMQLPVIYVFTHDSIAVGEDGPTHQPVEHLASLRVIPGLTIIRPADANETAAAWQQALAAEGPVALILSRQKLPVLDRGVYPPPAGLSRGGYVLVDGGQAPDVILIATGAEVHITLEAQKKLAEVGVAARVVNLPSWELFERQDAAYRESVLPPAVAARVAVEAGVPMGWERYAGCGGAVIGMTSFGASAPGATVLQKFGFSAENIVQKTLALLKR, encoded by the coding sequence ATGAGCGCAGACCCATCGTCGCACCCGTGCACCCTTGAGGATATATGCATCAACACCATCCGCGGCCTTGCAATGGACGCCGTCCAAAAGGCCAACTCCGGCCACCCCGGAGCCCCCATGGGGCTGGCCACGGCGGGGTTCGTTCTCTGGCACCGTTTCCTGGTCCACAACCCCCGCAATCCGGCCTGGGCCAACCGCGACCGCTTCGTTCTCTCCGGCGGGCACGCCTCCATGCTGCTATACAGCTTGCTGTATCTCACGGGCTACGAGTTGACTTTGGAAGACCTGATGAACTTCCGCCAGTGGGGCGCCAAGACGCCCGGGCACCCCGAATACCGCCACACCCCCGGTGTGGAAACCACCACCGGCCCACTGGGCCAGGGGATCGCCAATGCCGTCGGCATGGCCATGGCCGAGCGCCATCTGGCCGCGCGCTTCAACCGCCCCGGGCATGCCGTGGTGGACCACCACACCTACGTGATGTGCGGCGACGGCGACCTGATGGAGGGACTGTCAGCCGAGGCGGCCTCGCTGGCCGGACATCTGGGCCTCGGCCGCCTGATCTGCCTGTATGACAACAACAGGATCTCCATCGAGGGCAGCACCGATCTGACCTTCACCGAGGACGTTCCCCGGCGCTTCGCGGCCATGGGCTGGCATGTCCAGGAGGTGGCCGACGGCAACGACCTCGACGCCATCACGGCCGCCATCACGGCGGGAAAGGCGGAGGAGGCCAGGCCCTCGCTGATCAGCATCCACACCGAGATCGCTTACGGCAGCCCCAACAAGCAGGGCTCGGCGGATGCCCACGGCGCGCCCCTGGGAGAGGCCGAGGTCTGCTTGACCAAGAAAAACCTGGGCTGCCCTGAAGACGCCCATTTCTGCGTTCCCGAAACGACCCTGGCGATCATGCGCGAGAGCGTGGCCCAGGGGGCGGCGGCCGAGGCCGAATGGCGGCGGCGCATGGATGCCTACCGCAGCGCACACCCCGACCTGGCCCGTGAACTGGAGGCGGCCTGGAGCGGTGTGCTGCCCGATGGCTGGCCGGCGGTTCTGCCGGTTTTTGACCCGGCCGACGGCCCGGTGGCCACCCGATCGGCCTCGGGGACGGTGCTAAACGCGCTGGCGGCCAAGATTCCCTGCCTGATGGGGGGGTCGGCGGACCTGGCGCCCTCCAACAAGACGATCATCAGCGGGGCCCCCGATTTTCAGAAAACCGCCTACCACGGCCGCAACATCCGCTTCGGTGTGCGCGAACACGCCATGGCCGCGGTGCTCTCCGGGATGGCCCTCCACGGCGGGATCCGCCCTTACGGGGGCACTTTTCTGGTCTTTGCCGACTACATGCGCCCCGCCATCCGCCTGGCGGCGCTGATGCAGCTGCCGGTGATCTACGTCTTCACCCACGACAGCATCGCCGTGGGCGAAGACGGTCCCACCCACCAGCCGGTGGAGCACCTGGCCAGCCTGCGGGTCATCCCGGGGCTGACGATCATCCGGCCGGCGGATGCCAACGAGACCGCCGCCGCCTGGCAGCAGGCGCTGGCCGCCGAGGGGCCGGTGGCCCTGATCCTGAGCCGCCAGAAGCTGCCGGTGTTGGACCGCGGGGTCTACCCGCCGCCGGCCGGGCTCTCCCGCGGGGGGTACGTGCTGGTGGACGGCGGGCAAGCGCCAGATGTGATCCTGATCGCCACCGGCGCCGAGGTGCACATCACCCTTGAGGCCCAAAAGAAGCTCGCTGAAGTGGGGGTGGCCGCGCGCGTGGTGAACCTGCCCAGCTGGGAGCTCTTCGAGCGGCAGGACGCGGCTTACCGGGAAAGCGTCCTGCCCCCGGCGGTGGCGGCGCGGGTGGCGGTCGAGGCCGGCGTTCCCATGGGCTGGGAGCGCTATGCCGGCTGCGGCGGCGCGGTGATCGGGATGACCTCTTTCGGGGCTTCGGCGCCGGGGGCCACCGTGCTGCAAAAATTCGGCTTCAGCGCCGAGAATATCGTCCAAAAAACCCTGGCGCTGCTCAAGCGCTAG
- the ade gene encoding adenine deaminase: MTLAHIIRSARGEQPAELVFENARILDVFSGQIVNGDLAVSAGTILGIGPYTGRRRIDLGGRYLAPGFIDPHVHIESAMTVVAEFARAVVPCGTTTVCADPHEIANVLGAEGIDTMLRASTGQPLNVFFTLPSCVPATPMETAGAALGARELTPYFEDERVVALGEMMNFPGVLHADPEVLRKIEIARSHRKPADGHAPGLAGLDLNAYAAAGIASDHECATAAEARAKLAAGMHIMIREGSAARNLAALLPVVDRHSAHRMMWCTDDRHPHDLLDEGHIDSIVRQAIRLGLDPMTAIQMATLNPAEYFGLKTLGAIAPGRQADLVVFSDLGCPRIEAVYVRGVEVARDGRMTVARPAPAAAVFPTRMDVPLERVDLRVPLEGERMRVIVIVPDQIVTRQEILEVTARDGAAVADPGRDLLKIAVVERYTGSARTGIGFVRGLGLKRGALAASVAHDAHNLIVVGADDGAMRTALAALVATGGGLVAVGRRGVRAQLPLPVAGLMSPEPVERVKAALDGLLRAAWDLGTPLRDPFMTLSFLALAVIPELKITDRGLIDVNRFAPVPLFVT; this comes from the coding sequence ATGACACTTGCCCACATCATCCGCTCGGCCCGGGGGGAACAACCCGCCGAACTGGTCTTTGAAAACGCCCGCATCCTCGATGTCTTTTCCGGTCAAATCGTCAACGGCGACCTGGCCGTGAGCGCCGGCACGATCCTGGGGATCGGGCCCTACACGGGCCGCCGCCGCATCGACCTGGGGGGCCGCTACCTGGCCCCGGGCTTCATCGACCCCCACGTGCACATCGAAAGCGCCATGACGGTGGTGGCCGAATTTGCCCGGGCGGTGGTGCCCTGCGGCACCACCACGGTGTGCGCCGATCCCCACGAGATCGCCAACGTCTTGGGCGCGGAGGGCATCGACACCATGCTGCGGGCGTCCACCGGCCAGCCCCTGAACGTTTTTTTCACCCTCCCGTCCTGCGTACCGGCGACACCGATGGAGACCGCCGGGGCCGCCCTGGGCGCCCGCGAGCTGACCCCTTATTTTGAAGACGAGCGGGTCGTGGCCCTGGGGGAAATGATGAACTTCCCCGGCGTGCTGCACGCCGACCCGGAGGTCTTGCGCAAAATCGAAATCGCCCGGAGCCACCGCAAACCGGCCGACGGCCACGCGCCCGGCCTGGCCGGGCTGGACCTCAACGCCTATGCCGCGGCGGGCATCGCCAGCGACCATGAGTGCGCCACGGCGGCCGAGGCGCGCGCCAAACTCGCCGCCGGGATGCACATCATGATCCGCGAGGGCAGCGCCGCCCGCAATCTGGCCGCGCTGCTGCCGGTGGTGGACCGCCACAGCGCCCACCGCATGATGTGGTGCACGGACGACCGCCACCCCCACGACCTGCTGGACGAGGGCCACATCGACAGCATCGTGCGCCAGGCCATCCGCCTGGGGCTCGACCCCATGACCGCCATCCAGATGGCGACCCTCAACCCGGCGGAGTACTTCGGCCTGAAAACTTTAGGGGCCATCGCGCCCGGCCGACAGGCCGACCTGGTGGTCTTCTCCGATCTGGGCTGCCCGCGAATCGAGGCGGTCTATGTCCGCGGCGTGGAGGTCGCCCGCGACGGCCGGATGACCGTGGCCCGCCCGGCGCCGGCCGCCGCGGTTTTCCCCACCCGCATGGACGTTCCCCTGGAGCGGGTGGACCTGCGGGTCCCGCTTGAGGGCGAGCGGATGCGGGTGATCGTGATCGTGCCCGACCAGATCGTCACCCGGCAGGAGATCCTGGAGGTCACCGCCCGGGACGGGGCCGCGGTTGCCGACCCCGGGCGCGACCTGCTCAAGATCGCGGTGGTCGAGCGCTATACGGGAAGCGCCCGCACCGGCATCGGCTTTGTCCGCGGCCTGGGGCTCAAACGGGGGGCCCTGGCCGCCAGCGTGGCCCACGATGCCCACAACCTGATCGTTGTCGGTGCCGATGACGGCGCCATGCGGACCGCACTGGCGGCCCTGGTGGCGACCGGCGGGGGGCTGGTCGCCGTCGGCCGGCGCGGGGTCCGGGCGCAATTGCCTCTGCCGGTGGCCGGCCTGATGTCGCCGGAGCCGGTGGAGAGGGTCAAAGCCGCCCTGGACGGGCTGCTGCGGGCGGCATGGGACCTCGGCACACCCCTTAGGGACCCCTTTATGACCCTGTCCTTTCTGGCCCTGGCGGTGATCCCCGAGCTGAAGATCACCGACCGGGGGCTGATCGACGTCAACCGGTTTGCGCCGGTTCCCCTTTTCGTAACCTGA
- a CDS encoding cobalamin-dependent protein (Presence of a B(12) (cobalamin)-binding domain implies dependence on cobalamin itself, in one of its several forms, or in some unusual lineages, dependence on a cobalamin-like analog.), which translates to MTPAAPRILLVNPWIHDFAAFDFWAKPMGLLTLAAILRLHGCRVSYLDCLDRFHPCAPPADPLARNGRGAYPKTRLGNPPGLEDIPRQYSRYGIRPAWLRQDLAALPPPDLILVSGTMTYWYPGVVETIAALKTAFPKVTVILGGIYATLCPQHAARVCGADRLLTGPGEGRVLDLVAEFTGFTPERRFDPDQLDSYPYPAFDLQRQVPYVCLLTSRGCPFDCAYCAARYLQGACRKRRPAAVVAEIRHWHDAFGVREFVFYDDALLTNSSAHFRPIMEGVIRAGLAVRFHTPNAVHIREIDDPTAELMMQAGFETLRLGLETTAFDARAALDHKVTAHEFQRGIGCLKRAGFDARQIGAYLLAGLPGQPLAAVARSIETVKAAGITPVLAYYSPIPHTAMWPAAVASSRYDLAADPIFTNNAILPCQKAPFSWERLSYLKRLAAT; encoded by the coding sequence TTGACCCCCGCAGCGCCACGCATTCTGCTGGTCAACCCCTGGATCCACGATTTCGCAGCCTTCGATTTCTGGGCCAAACCCATGGGGCTCTTGACCCTGGCGGCGATTTTGCGCCTGCACGGCTGCCGCGTGTCCTACCTCGACTGCCTGGACCGCTTCCACCCCTGCGCCCCCCCCGCCGACCCGCTGGCCCGCAACGGCCGGGGGGCCTACCCCAAAACCCGGCTCGGCAACCCGCCGGGCCTGGAGGACATCCCGCGCCAGTATTCGCGCTACGGCATCCGGCCGGCGTGGCTGCGGCAGGACCTGGCGGCCCTGCCGCCCCCGGACCTGATTCTGGTCTCGGGCACCATGACCTACTGGTACCCCGGCGTGGTGGAAACCATCGCCGCCCTGAAAACCGCCTTTCCAAAGGTCACCGTCATTCTGGGCGGGATCTACGCGACCCTCTGCCCGCAGCACGCCGCGCGGGTCTGCGGCGCCGACCGGCTGCTGACCGGCCCCGGCGAGGGCCGGGTGCTGGACCTGGTGGCCGAATTCACCGGTTTCACCCCCGAGCGCCGGTTCGACCCCGACCAGCTGGACTCCTACCCTTACCCGGCCTTCGACCTTCAGCGCCAGGTGCCGTATGTCTGTCTGCTCACCTCCCGGGGCTGCCCCTTCGACTGCGCTTACTGCGCCGCGCGCTACCTGCAGGGCGCCTGCCGCAAGCGCCGCCCGGCGGCGGTGGTGGCCGAGATCCGCCACTGGCACGATGCATTCGGGGTGCGCGAATTCGTGTTTTACGACGACGCTCTGCTGACCAACAGCTCCGCCCATTTCAGACCGATCATGGAAGGGGTGATCCGGGCCGGCTTGGCGGTTCGTTTTCACACCCCCAACGCGGTCCACATCCGGGAAATCGACGACCCGACCGCCGAACTGATGATGCAGGCGGGTTTTGAAACCCTGCGCCTGGGGCTGGAGACCACCGCCTTTGACGCGCGCGCCGCCCTGGACCACAAGGTGACGGCCCACGAGTTCCAGCGGGGGATCGGGTGCCTGAAACGGGCGGGATTCGACGCCCGCCAGATCGGGGCCTACCTCCTGGCCGGGCTGCCCGGACAGCCGCTGGCCGCCGTGGCGCGATCCATCGAAACGGTCAAGGCCGCCGGCATCACGCCGGTGCTGGCCTACTACAGCCCCATTCCCCACACCGCCATGTGGCCGGCGGCGGTGGCTTCCTCGCGCTATGACCTGGCCGCCGACCCGATCTTCACCAACAACGCCATCCTCCCCTGCCAGAAAGCGCCCTTCAGCTGGGAGCGGTTGTCCTATCTGAAACGCCTGGCCGCGACCTGA
- a CDS encoding AsnC family transcriptional regulator, whose product MLTELDKKIISSIQGDLPITARPYRDIARSLEISEEALLERLESLCRMGVIRRFGATLRHQKSGFEANAMVAWQVDEEQIDAVGDQMAGFGEVSHCYRRNPTPQWPYNLYTMIHARDEAACRNAARRMSAAAGVAEYTLLFSRRELKKTSMAYFPALDEDD is encoded by the coding sequence ATGCTGACCGAACTGGACAAAAAGATCATCTCATCCATCCAGGGGGACCTGCCGATCACCGCCCGGCCCTACCGGGACATCGCCCGCAGCCTGGAGATCTCCGAGGAAGCGCTCCTGGAGCGCCTTGAAAGCCTTTGCCGGATGGGGGTCATCCGCCGCTTCGGCGCCACCCTGCGCCACCAGAAGTCCGGATTCGAAGCCAACGCCATGGTGGCCTGGCAGGTGGACGAGGAGCAGATCGATGCGGTCGGCGACCAAATGGCGGGCTTCGGCGAGGTCTCCCACTGCTACCGCCGCAACCCCACCCCCCAGTGGCCCTACAATCTCTACACCATGATCCATGCCAGGGACGAGGCCGCCTGCCGCAATGCCGCGCGCCGGATGTCGGCCGCAGCCGGCGTGGCGGAGTACACCCTGCTTTTCAGCCGCCGCGAACTGAAAAAAACCTCCATGGCCTATTTTCCCGCGCTGGACGAAGACGATTGA
- a CDS encoding MFS transporter: MTTPVQANHLRWVIRSQYFLYFGVLGIYLPFFNLYCHRIGFSGMQIGTLSALRSVVWVIFPLVWGILADRYDCRRPIFIFCQFAAAALWGLYLFTTDFHLMLAISAGHGIFFAPVISFLEAFTMEVLGARKQAYGKIRAWGSISFILTVLVLGKIVDLFTIRIILYLVLAGALLQALAALPMPAGGRQKRLTPSMRPGVVARMEVLVFLASAFLMLVSHGTYYGFFSIHLADLGFGAAFIGAAWALAASAEILVMIRSDVLFKRFSLKRVLLFSFAVTVLRWLMLAASDSAALILTAQVLHAVTYGAFHMASILYIDRLMPENAKTLGQALNNAVTYGLGMMVGFFANGFFYESLGAHALFAVSALTALSGGLVFAAGCLRQGTGSLPAES, translated from the coding sequence ATGACGACACCGGTTCAGGCCAACCATTTGCGGTGGGTGATCCGCTCCCAGTATTTCCTCTACTTCGGGGTGCTGGGCATTTACCTGCCCTTTTTCAATCTCTACTGCCATCGCATCGGCTTCAGCGGCATGCAGATCGGGACCCTATCGGCCCTGCGGTCGGTGGTTTGGGTGATCTTTCCGCTGGTCTGGGGCATTCTGGCGGACCGCTATGACTGCCGCCGGCCGATTTTCATTTTCTGCCAGTTTGCCGCTGCGGCCCTCTGGGGGCTGTATCTCTTCACCACCGATTTTCACCTCATGCTGGCCATCAGTGCGGGGCACGGAATCTTTTTTGCCCCGGTGATCTCCTTTCTGGAAGCCTTCACCATGGAAGTTCTCGGCGCCCGCAAGCAGGCCTACGGCAAGATCCGCGCCTGGGGCTCCATCAGCTTCATTCTGACGGTGCTGGTGCTGGGAAAGATCGTCGACCTTTTCACAATCCGCATCATCCTCTACCTGGTTTTGGCCGGTGCGCTGCTGCAGGCCCTGGCGGCCCTGCCGATGCCGGCCGGGGGCCGGCAGAAGCGGCTGACCCCCAGCATGCGCCCCGGCGTGGTGGCGCGTATGGAGGTGCTGGTTTTCCTTGCCAGCGCATTTCTGATGCTGGTCAGCCACGGCACCTACTACGGTTTTTTTTCCATTCATCTGGCCGACCTGGGCTTTGGCGCGGCGTTTATCGGCGCCGCCTGGGCGCTGGCGGCCAGCGCCGAGATCCTGGTGATGATCCGCTCCGACGTGCTGTTCAAACGCTTTTCCCTGAAAAGGGTCCTGCTCTTCTCCTTTGCCGTGACCGTCCTGCGCTGGCTGATGCTGGCCGCGTCGGATTCGGCGGCGCTGATCCTGACGGCCCAGGTCCTGCACGCCGTGACCTACGGCGCCTTCCACATGGCCAGCATTCTCTACATCGACCGTCTGATGCCGGAGAATGCCAAGACCCTCGGGCAGGCCCTCAACAACGCCGTGACCTACGGCCTGGGGATGATGGTCGGGTTTTTCGCCAACGGATTTTTTTATGAAAGCCTCGGGGCGCACGCGCTCTTCGCGGTGAGCGCCCTGACAGCCCTGAGCGGCGGCCTGGTCTTCGCCGCCGGTTGCCTGCGGCAGGGCACCGGTTCGCTGCCGGCGGAGTCCTGA
- a CDS encoding amidohydrolase, producing MTYDTLVHNGIVLTVNPAFDIFSPGYVGIRSGRVAALGPVDPDGARPRAETCIDARGGIIMPGLVNTHTHLPMTLFRGLADDLPLETWLHDHIFPAEGRHITPATVGWGARLACAEMLLSGTTTCCDGYFLEDQVAAAVADAGMRAVLGQGVIDFPAPGVPDPGDNITAARDFLVRWRSRTPLITPAVFCHSPYTCSPETLRAAKALAAEHGALFQIHAAETRQECDASRANHGLSPIAFLDRLGLLSQGTLLVHCVWADGRDIARIAAGGAAISHNPQSNMKLASGIAPVTDFLAAGISVGLGTDGCASNNDLDLLHEMDTAAKLHKVKSGDPTACPARTVVEMATIRGAEAIGLGTVTGSLEIDKAADIIVLAADAPHLVPLYHPASHLVYAARGDDVREVLVAGRRLVADGRLQSLDLAEIRRQVTAIARKIRPSNGS from the coding sequence ATGACCTACGACACCCTGGTTCACAACGGCATCGTGCTCACCGTCAACCCGGCCTTTGACATCTTTTCCCCGGGGTATGTGGGGATCCGCAGCGGCCGGGTCGCCGCCCTGGGACCGGTCGACCCGGACGGCGCACGACCGCGGGCCGAAACGTGCATCGACGCCCGCGGCGGCATCATCATGCCGGGACTGGTCAACACCCACACCCATCTGCCGATGACCCTTTTCCGCGGCCTGGCCGACGACCTGCCCCTGGAGACATGGCTGCACGACCATATCTTCCCGGCGGAGGGCCGGCATATCACCCCTGCTACGGTGGGCTGGGGCGCCCGCCTGGCATGCGCCGAAATGCTCCTGTCGGGCACGACCACCTGCTGCGACGGCTATTTCCTGGAGGACCAGGTGGCCGCGGCCGTGGCGGACGCGGGGATGCGGGCGGTGCTGGGCCAGGGGGTGATCGATTTCCCGGCCCCGGGCGTTCCCGACCCCGGGGACAATATCACCGCGGCCCGCGATTTCCTGGTGCGCTGGCGCTCGCGGACGCCGCTGATCACCCCGGCGGTCTTCTGTCATTCGCCCTACACCTGCAGCCCCGAGACGCTGCGCGCGGCCAAGGCGCTGGCCGCCGAACACGGCGCGCTCTTCCAGATCCACGCCGCCGAAACCCGCCAGGAGTGCGACGCAAGCCGCGCCAACCACGGCCTCTCGCCCATCGCCTTCCTGGACCGCTTGGGCCTTCTGAGCCAGGGGACCCTCCTGGTGCACTGCGTCTGGGCCGACGGCCGCGACATCGCGCGCATCGCCGCCGGCGGGGCCGCAATCTCCCACAACCCGCAAAGCAACATGAAGCTCGCCAGCGGGATTGCGCCGGTCACCGACTTCCTGGCGGCCGGGATCAGCGTGGGCCTGGGCACCGACGGCTGCGCCAGCAACAACGACCTCGACCTGCTGCACGAGATGGACACCGCGGCCAAGCTCCACAAGGTTAAAAGCGGCGACCCGACGGCCTGCCCGGCCCGGACCGTGGTCGAGATGGCCACCATCCGCGGCGCCGAGGCCATCGGCCTCGGCACGGTCACCGGCTCGCTTGAAATCGACAAGGCCGCCGACATCATCGTCTTGGCCGCCGATGCGCCCCACCTGGTGCCCCTCTACCACCCGGCCTCGCACCTGGTCTACGCCGCCCGCGGCGACGACGTCCGGGAAGTCCTCGTGGCCGGGCGGCGCCTGGTGGCCGATGGCCGGCTGCAAAGCCTCGATCTGGCCGAAATCCGCCGCCAGGTGACGGCCATCGCCCGCAAGATCCGCCCTTCCAACGGCAGCTGA